DNA from Amorphoplanes friuliensis DSM 7358:
CCGGTGTCGCCTCCGGCCAGACCAGCAAAACCTGGCACGGTGCGTGATCGACGACAAAGCGGGTGTGGTGGGCCAGACTGCGCGGGCCGAGCCGGCTGCGGTCGCCGTTCCGGGCCAGCACCAGGAGATCCACATCCGCGCACGCGGCCACGACCTCGCGCTCCGGGCGCCCTCGGCGTACCTCGCGGGGCACCTCCCGGCCGAGCCGGGCGACGGCCTCGTCGATCAAGGTCCGCTCGGCCTCGGCCAGCAGAAACTCCGGGTCGCCGCCCCCACCCGAACGCCCCAGCAGACCTACCGGGCCACTCATCGCGGCCACCGTTGCCTCGTCGACGACGTGCAGCAGGGTGATGTCGTCACTGAGGTCACGCGCGGCATCGACACACGCCGGCCATGTGCCCTCCTCGACCCACACCAGAACCTTCACAGACCCGACACTCGCAGACTCACCCACAGTGACGCCACCCCGACCACCAGACAGGCCGGCACGGTGAGTGCACCCA
Protein-coding regions in this window:
- a CDS encoding universal stress protein, which produces MKVLVWVEEGTWPACVDAARDLSDDITLLHVVDEATVAAMSGPVGLLGRSGGGGDPEFLLAEAERTLIDEAVARLGREVPREVRRGRPEREVVAACADVDLLVLARNGDRSRLGPRSLAHHTRFVVDHAPCQVLLVWPEATPGLGTIPPPPHHDRTR